Proteins encoded in a region of the Watersipora subatra chromosome 5, tzWatSuba1.1, whole genome shotgun sequence genome:
- the LOC137397356 gene encoding octapeptide-repeat protein T2-like, producing the protein MDRLHCHGCDRLTGPSCIWERGERRSKGWSKEKREEGYKDRKRGETRERKVKREEEKEGKKGEREGEESGRREKEEETERRKKRKRKSERERKRKEEGERGKRRKNLEKKARKSGREKRK; encoded by the exons ATGGATCGTCTCCATTGCCACGGCTGTGATCGTCTCACAGGCCCATCTTGT ATatgggagagaggagagagaaggAGCAAAGGATGGAGTAAAGAAAAAAGAGAAGAAGGTTACAAAGATAGAAAAAGGGGTGAAACCAGGGAAAGGAAAGTGAAAAGAGAGGAAGAGAAGGAGGgaaaaaagggagagagagagggagaggagagtgGAAGGCGAGAAAAAGAGGAAGAGACAGAGAGAaggaaaaagagaaagagaaagagtgagagagagagaaagaggaaggaagagggagagagaggaaaaagGAGAAAAAATTTAGAGAAGAAAGCGAGAAAGAGTGGAAGAGAGAAAAGGAAATGA